In the Mycolicibacterium thermoresistibile genome, one interval contains:
- a CDS encoding 4-(cytidine 5'-diphospho)-2-C-methyl-D-erythritol kinase, whose product MSDNAASEWVPTGSVTVQVPGKVNLYLEVGDLRADGYHELTTVFHAVSLFDEVTVRNADVLSVEIIGDGVDGLPTDERNLAWRAAELMAEHVGRSPDVAITIDKAIPVAGGMAGGSADAAAVLVAMNTLWELGVPRADLHTLAARLGSDVPFALHGGTALGTGRGEKLATVLARNTFHWVLAFAAGGLSTPAVFAEIDRLRAGKERSLPPRLRDPGPLLTALASGDPMQLAPLLGNDLQPAALSLDPALRRTLRAGAEAGALAGIVSGSGPTCAFLCASAEAAVDVGAQLAGAGVCRTVRVVSGPIQGARVVPAPPVAPSQL is encoded by the coding sequence GTGTCCGATAACGCCGCCTCGGAGTGGGTGCCCACCGGCTCGGTGACCGTGCAGGTACCGGGCAAGGTGAACCTGTACCTGGAAGTGGGTGACCTGCGCGCGGACGGCTATCACGAACTGACCACGGTCTTCCACGCGGTGTCGTTGTTCGACGAGGTCACCGTCCGCAACGCGGACGTGTTGTCGGTGGAGATCATCGGCGACGGAGTGGACGGGCTGCCCACCGACGAGCGCAATCTGGCCTGGCGGGCGGCCGAGCTGATGGCTGAGCACGTCGGGCGGTCCCCCGACGTGGCGATCACGATCGACAAGGCCATCCCGGTGGCCGGGGGAATGGCCGGTGGCAGTGCGGATGCGGCGGCGGTGCTGGTCGCGATGAACACGTTGTGGGAGTTGGGGGTGCCGCGCGCCGATCTGCACACCCTGGCCGCCCGCCTGGGCAGCGATGTGCCGTTCGCCCTGCACGGTGGCACCGCGTTGGGCACCGGGCGGGGGGAGAAGCTGGCGACGGTGCTGGCGCGCAACACGTTCCACTGGGTGTTGGCCTTCGCCGCGGGCGGGTTGTCCACCCCCGCGGTGTTCGCCGAGATCGATCGGTTGCGAGCCGGAAAAGAGCGGTCGCTGCCGCCGCGGCTGCGGGATCCGGGCCCGCTGCTGACGGCGCTGGCGTCGGGGGACCCGATGCAGCTGGCACCGCTGCTCGGCAACGATCTGCAGCCCGCCGCGCTGAGCCTCGACCCGGCGTTGCGGCGCACCCTGCGGGCGGGCGCCGAAGCCGGGGCGCTGGCCGGGATCGTGTCCGGATCCGGCCCCACCTGCGCATTCCTGTGCGCTTCGGCCGAGGCCGCGGTCGACGTGGGCGCCCAGCTGGCCGGCGCCGGGGTCTGCCGCACGGTGCGGGTGGTCAGCGGTCCGATCCAGGGTGCCCGGGTGGTGCCGGCGCCGCCGGTCGCACCCTCGCAGCTGTGA
- a CDS encoding serine/threonine-protein kinase gives MLRRGDRFENYVIDDELGRGGSAIVYRAREADGGRVVALKVLDPHHRSAADLERLRREYEFAARLDHPRVVTMYGAGPGWLAMELLAGGPVSNLPRLADRLTALADVAAALDHIHYRGVVHCDVKPANILSGEDFAGTGGVLTDFGVAHAVSEFIKPDAHTVSRRRVPVEASLAYTAPELFGGRPPSAASDEYALACTAVELVTGAPPFVATTRMALIDQHLHRPPPALSRRFEWVPRAFDSVLARALAKLPDARYPTCTEFITLVRDALGTGPT, from the coding sequence GTGCTGCGCCGTGGCGACCGGTTCGAGAACTACGTCATCGACGACGAGCTCGGCCGTGGCGGGTCGGCGATCGTGTACCGGGCCCGCGAGGCCGACGGGGGTCGCGTCGTCGCGCTGAAGGTGCTCGACCCGCACCACCGCAGCGCGGCGGACCTCGAACGGCTGCGCCGCGAATACGAGTTCGCCGCCCGACTGGATCATCCCCGGGTCGTGACGATGTACGGCGCCGGGCCGGGCTGGTTGGCGATGGAGCTGCTCGCCGGCGGACCGGTGTCGAATCTGCCCCGGCTGGCCGACCGGCTCACCGCGCTGGCCGATGTCGCGGCCGCGCTGGACCACATCCACTACCGCGGCGTGGTGCACTGCGATGTGAAGCCGGCCAACATCCTGTCCGGGGAGGATTTCGCGGGGACCGGCGGGGTGCTCACCGATTTCGGGGTGGCACATGCGGTGTCGGAGTTCATCAAGCCCGACGCGCACACGGTGTCGCGCCGTCGCGTGCCGGTGGAGGCGTCGCTGGCCTACACCGCCCCGGAGTTGTTCGGCGGCCGGCCGCCGTCGGCCGCCAGCGACGAGTACGCACTGGCCTGTACCGCGGTGGAATTGGTCACCGGCGCACCGCCGTTCGTCGCGACGACCCGGATGGCGCTGATCGACCAGCATCTGCACCGTCCACCACCGGCGCTGTCCCGACGGTTCGAGTGGGTACCGCGGGCCTTCGACTCGGTGCTGGCCCGCGCACTGGCCAAACTGCCGGACGCGCGCTACCCCACCTGCACCGAGTTCATCACGCTGGTGCGCGATGCGTTGGGAACCGGTCCGACGTGA
- a CDS encoding PGRS repeat-containing protein: MLVAFRNFLREGSELSTHQIDGPGFRRSRKPLVAAAAAIGGASLVVAAPAGVSLLTAATAQAAPVAPVAPAPQAPFDLDPWYFFGNGYAPTPPRLAAATFASHLDPGELAGSFFDMAGAIPGLNIFIGNGADGTEDNPNGGNGGLFLGNGGNGYDVSGEGQVAGHGGRGGLFFGNGGDGGTGLDGARGGTGGDAGLFSKLGNGGAGGDGAVGGDGGRAGLWSVFGRGGDGGNGTTGAGGNGGYGGVVSFFGGGGDGGAGGEGARGGNGGSIGLFSFFGRGGDGGAGGVDGDGGSGGRTGLFSKLSRGGDGGDGGLGGNGGHGGGTGIISLLSLAGNGGNGGNGYRTTDNNALDGGHGGNGGNVGFFSLFNLGGAGGWGGSGVDGVDVVGGNPDGGTPGAHGESHTPGVYTDRQGEDGEDGTGTGIGGRGGNGGSSSGTHPMAEDGEHVKALDGRPGLDGGNGSHGGNGGHGGRGGFLGIGGSGGWGGHGGNGGDTDADGGNGGDGGNGGSAGRGGTGGLRGVFGINGGNGRAGLGGRGGVSTGTGGLGGVGTGGFAGNVTDPSAGYPGSSGQNGQDGAAGRSGRDGANGAGVPRAGRGGSDRDG; this comes from the coding sequence TTGCTCGTTGCGTTTCGCAATTTCCTAAGAGAAGGGTCAGAGCTGTCCACCCACCAGATCGACGGTCCGGGTTTCCGGCGATCGCGTAAGCCGTTGGTGGCGGCGGCAGCGGCGATCGGCGGAGCCAGCCTGGTCGTGGCTGCACCCGCCGGCGTATCTCTGCTCACCGCCGCCACCGCACAGGCCGCTCCGGTCGCGCCGGTCGCGCCGGCCCCGCAGGCCCCCTTCGATCTCGACCCGTGGTACTTCTTCGGGAACGGTTACGCGCCGACTCCCCCCAGGCTGGCGGCCGCGACGTTCGCATCCCACCTCGACCCCGGCGAGCTGGCCGGCTCGTTCTTCGACATGGCGGGGGCCATCCCGGGCCTCAACATCTTCATCGGCAACGGCGCCGACGGCACCGAGGACAACCCCAACGGCGGCAACGGCGGCTTGTTCCTCGGCAACGGCGGCAACGGATACGACGTCTCCGGTGAGGGGCAGGTCGCCGGCCACGGCGGGCGGGGCGGCCTGTTCTTCGGCAACGGAGGTGACGGTGGCACCGGCCTCGACGGCGCGCGGGGCGGCACCGGCGGCGACGCCGGGCTGTTCTCGAAGCTCGGCAACGGCGGTGCCGGCGGTGACGGCGCGGTCGGTGGCGACGGTGGCCGCGCCGGGCTGTGGTCGGTGTTCGGCCGGGGCGGGGACGGCGGCAACGGCACCACCGGCGCAGGCGGCAACGGTGGTTACGGCGGTGTCGTCTCGTTCTTCGGCGGCGGCGGTGACGGCGGCGCCGGTGGGGAAGGGGCCCGGGGCGGCAACGGCGGCAGCATCGGCCTGTTCTCCTTCTTCGGCCGCGGCGGTGACGGTGGTGCCGGTGGGGTGGACGGCGACGGCGGCAGCGGTGGGCGTACCGGGCTCTTCTCGAAGCTCAGCCGCGGCGGTGACGGTGGTGACGGCGGCCTGGGCGGCAACGGCGGTCACGGCGGTGGAACCGGGATCATCTCGTTGCTGAGCCTGGCAGGCAACGGGGGTAACGGCGGGAACGGCTACCGCACCACCGACAACAACGCGCTTGACGGCGGTCACGGCGGGAATGGCGGCAATGTCGGATTCTTCTCGCTGTTCAACCTCGGCGGCGCGGGTGGCTGGGGTGGTTCCGGTGTCGACGGCGTCGACGTCGTGGGCGGGAACCCGGACGGCGGCACGCCCGGTGCGCACGGGGAGAGCCACACGCCCGGCGTCTACACCGACCGCCAAGGGGAGGACGGTGAGGACGGCACCGGCACCGGCATCGGCGGGCGCGGCGGCAACGGCGGCTCCTCGTCGGGAACGCATCCGATGGCCGAGGACGGCGAACACGTCAAAGCCCTGGACGGCCGACCCGGCCTTGACGGCGGAAACGGATCCCACGGTGGCAACGGTGGTCACGGCGGTCGCGGCGGTTTCCTCGGTATCGGGGGTTCCGGCGGCTGGGGCGGTCACGGCGGTAACGGCGGCGACACCGATGCCGACGGCGGCAACGGCGGTGACGGCGGTAACGGCGGCAGCGCCGGACGCGGCGGCACCGGTGGGCTGCGCGGCGTGTTCGGCATCAACGGCGGCAACGGCCGGGCCGGTCTCGGCGGCCGCGGCGGCGTGAGCACCGGCACCGGCGGCCTCGGCGGCGTCGGCACCGGTGGATTCGCCGGGAATGTCACCGACCCGAGCGCCGGTTATCCGGGGTCCAGCGGCCAGAACGGGCAGGACGGCGCGGCCGGCCGAAGCGGTCGTGACGGTGCCAACGGTGCCGGCGTTCCGCGCGCCGGTCGCGGCGGCTCGGACCGGGACGGCTGA
- the rsmA gene encoding 16S rRNA (adenine(1518)-N(6)/adenine(1519)-N(6))-dimethyltransferase RsmA has translation MTIRLLGRTEIRHLAKEIEFRPRKAFGQNFVHDANTVRRIVSASGINKQDHVLEVGPGLGSLTLGLLDRGAHVTAVEIDSVLARQLPKTIADHSHSEINRLIVLNRDILDLYPQDLETQPTALVANLPYNVAVPALLHLLAEFPTIRTVMVMVQAEVAERLAAEPGSKEYGVPSAKVRFYGNVRRYGMVSPTVFWPIPRVYSGLVRLDRYESPKWPMDAEFRERVFELIDIAFAQRRKTSRNAFAQWAGSGNESARRLLAASIDPARRGETLSIADFVRLLQRTDEVAAPAEK, from the coding sequence CTGACCATCCGGCTGCTCGGGCGAACCGAGATACGACACCTGGCGAAAGAGATCGAGTTTCGCCCTCGTAAGGCATTCGGGCAGAACTTCGTCCACGATGCCAACACGGTGCGGCGCATCGTGTCCGCATCCGGGATCAACAAGCAGGACCATGTCCTGGAGGTCGGTCCCGGTCTGGGCTCGTTGACGTTGGGGCTGCTCGATCGTGGGGCGCACGTCACCGCGGTGGAGATCGACTCGGTGCTGGCCCGCCAGCTGCCGAAGACGATCGCCGACCACTCACACAGTGAGATCAACCGGCTGATCGTGCTCAACCGCGACATCCTGGATCTGTATCCGCAGGACCTCGAGACCCAGCCGACGGCGCTGGTCGCCAACCTGCCCTACAACGTGGCGGTGCCGGCGCTGCTGCACCTGCTGGCCGAGTTCCCGACCATCCGCACCGTGATGGTGATGGTGCAGGCCGAGGTCGCCGAGCGGCTCGCCGCCGAACCGGGCAGCAAGGAATACGGCGTGCCGAGCGCGAAGGTGCGCTTCTACGGCAATGTGCGGCGCTACGGCATGGTGTCGCCGACGGTGTTCTGGCCGATTCCGCGGGTGTACTCGGGGCTGGTCCGGCTGGACCGCTACGAGTCACCGAAGTGGCCGATGGACGCGGAGTTCCGGGAGCGGGTGTTCGAGCTGATCGACATCGCGTTCGCGCAGCGCCGCAAGACCTCGCGCAATGCGTTCGCCCAGTGGGCGGGCTCGGGGAACGAGTCGGCGCGGCGGTTGTTGGCCGCGAGCATCGACCCGGCCCGTCGCGGTGAGACGCTGAGCATCGCCGACTTCGTACGGCTGCTGCAGCGCACCGACGAGGTCGCCGCCCCGGCCGAGAAGTAA
- a CDS encoding resuscitation-promoting factor, translated as MNVLHKIHENPSPALRLVVGALLVVLAAAGGYAVSAHKTVTLSVDGAPMTVSTMKSRVIDVVEENGFTVGERDDLFPAAGERISADDTIVLRRSRPLEISLDGQKSEQVWTTASTVDEALAQLSMADKAPAAASRASRVPLAGMSLPVVSPKTVHINDGGELRTVHLAAPTVANLLEAAGAPLEQQDKVSPPPSAPVTDGMHVEVTRVRVEKVTERLPLAPNNRRIEDETLNKSRTIVEDPGRPGVQDVTFAVSKVNGVETGRLPVANVIVEPARDGVLRVGAKPGTEVPPITNLAIWEALARCEAGGNWAINTGNGYYGGVQFDQNTWERNGGLRYAPRADLATKEEQIAIAEVTRARQGWGAWPTCSARLGVR; from the coding sequence GTGAACGTTCTGCACAAGATCCACGAAAACCCCTCCCCGGCGCTGCGACTGGTCGTCGGTGCCCTGCTGGTGGTGCTGGCCGCCGCCGGCGGATACGCGGTGTCGGCCCACAAGACGGTCACACTGTCGGTCGACGGCGCCCCGATGACCGTGTCGACGATGAAGTCCCGGGTCATCGACGTCGTCGAGGAGAACGGGTTCACCGTGGGGGAGCGGGACGATCTGTTCCCCGCGGCCGGGGAACGGATCAGCGCCGACGACACCATCGTGTTGCGGCGCAGCCGGCCGTTGGAGATCTCCCTGGACGGCCAGAAGAGCGAACAGGTGTGGACGACGGCCTCCACCGTCGATGAGGCGCTGGCGCAGCTGTCGATGGCGGACAAGGCGCCGGCCGCGGCGTCGCGTGCCAGCCGCGTTCCGCTGGCCGGCATGTCGCTTCCGGTGGTGAGCCCGAAAACCGTGCACATCAACGACGGTGGTGAGCTGCGCACCGTGCACCTTGCCGCGCCCACTGTGGCAAATCTGCTGGAAGCGGCCGGCGCGCCGCTGGAGCAGCAGGACAAGGTGTCACCGCCGCCGTCGGCGCCGGTGACCGACGGCATGCATGTCGAGGTGACCCGGGTGCGGGTCGAGAAGGTCACCGAACGGCTCCCGCTCGCGCCGAACAACCGGCGCATCGAGGACGAGACCCTCAACAAGAGCCGCACCATCGTGGAGGATCCCGGCCGGCCCGGCGTGCAGGACGTGACGTTCGCGGTGTCGAAGGTGAACGGCGTCGAAACCGGCAGATTGCCAGTAGCCAATGTGATTGTTGAACCCGCAAGGGATGGTGTGCTGCGGGTCGGCGCGAAACCCGGAACCGAGGTGCCGCCGATAACGAATCTGGCAATTTGGGAGGCCCTTGCCCGATGCGAAGCCGGAGGTAACTGGGCCATCAACACCGGGAACGGTTATTACGGCGGCGTGCAATTCGATCAAAATACTTGGGAACGCAACGGTGGTCTGAGGTATGCTCCCAGGGCAGATCTGGCCACGAAAGAGGAACAGATCGCGATTGCTGAGGTCACTCGGGCACGCCAAGGTTGGGGGGCGTGGCCGACGTGTAGTGCGAGATTGGGAGTACGCTGA
- a CDS encoding TatD family hydrolase codes for MTSSSTRPTERPKPPAPEPLTPLVDAHTHLDACGARDADDVRRIMNRAGAAGVRAAVTIADDLASARWVTRAAEWDSRVYAAVALHPTRADALTDQARAELEALAAHPRVVAIGETGMDLYWPGRLDGCADPAAQREAFAWHIDLAKRTGKPLMIHNREADAEVLDVLRAEGAPETVIMHCFSSDAVMARTCVEAGWVLSLSGTVSFRNARALHEAAPLIPPGQMLVETDAPYLTPHPYRGAPNEPYCLPYTVRALADLLGRPAEDVAWETADTAVSVYGLDESCRI; via the coding sequence GTGACCAGCTCGTCCACCCGCCCGACCGAACGGCCCAAGCCGCCGGCTCCCGAGCCGCTGACCCCGCTGGTCGACGCGCACACCCACCTCGACGCCTGCGGCGCCCGGGACGCCGACGACGTGCGGCGGATCATGAACCGCGCCGGTGCGGCCGGGGTGCGGGCCGCGGTCACCATCGCCGATGATCTGGCGTCGGCGCGCTGGGTGACCAGGGCCGCGGAGTGGGATTCGCGGGTGTATGCGGCGGTGGCGCTGCACCCCACCCGCGCCGACGCCCTGACCGACCAGGCCCGCGCCGAGCTCGAGGCGCTGGCCGCGCACCCCCGGGTGGTGGCGATCGGGGAGACCGGTATGGACCTGTACTGGCCCGGCCGCCTCGACGGGTGCGCCGATCCGGCCGCCCAGCGCGAGGCCTTCGCCTGGCACATCGACCTGGCCAAACGCACCGGGAAACCACTGATGATCCACAACCGCGAGGCCGATGCCGAGGTGCTCGACGTGCTGCGCGCGGAGGGGGCGCCGGAGACGGTGATCATGCACTGCTTCTCGTCCGACGCGGTGATGGCACGGACCTGTGTGGAGGCCGGGTGGGTGCTCAGCCTGTCCGGCACCGTCTCGTTCCGCAACGCCCGCGCGCTGCATGAGGCGGCCCCGCTGATCCCGCCCGGTCAGATGCTCGTCGAGACCGATGCGCCCTATCTCACCCCGCATCCGTACCGGGGTGCGCCCAACGAGCCGTACTGTCTGCCCTACACTGTCCGGGCGCTGGCCGATCTGCTCGGCAGACCCGCCGAGGACGTGGCGTGGGAGACCGCCGACACGGCCGTGAGCGTGTACGGTCTTGACGAAAGTTGCCGCATCTAG
- the metG gene encoding methionine--tRNA ligase — protein MSEPYYLTTAIAYPNGDPHVGHAYEYIASDAIARFKTLDGYDVRFLTGTDEHGQKMAETAAAEGIPTAELARRNSDKFQRLQEKLNISFDRFIRTTDPDHIEASRAIWRRMNDAGDIYLDTYKGWYSVRDERFFTDAETTVRDDGSRVATETGAPVTWTEEPTYFFRLSAYTDRLLAHYEAHPEFIGPEVRRNEVISFVSQGLRDLSISRTTFDWGVPVPDHPEHVMYVWVDALTNYLTGVGFPDTESELFRRYWPADLHMIGKDIIRFHTVYWPAFLMSAGLELPRRVFAHGFLYNRGEKMSKSVGNVIDPNDLVDTFGVDQVRYFLLREVPFGQDGSYSEEAIISRINADLANDLGNLAQRSLSMVAKNLGGVVPEPGPFTDDDSALLDAADGLLERVRRHYDDLAMHLALEAIWSVLGAANRYFSAQQPWVLRKSESSQDQIRFRTVLYTTLEVVRVAALLSQPVMPEATGKLLDLLGLPAEQRTFATIGIRITPGTALPAPVGVFPRYQAE, from the coding sequence ATGAGCGAGCCTTACTACCTCACCACCGCGATCGCGTACCCGAACGGCGACCCGCACGTGGGTCACGCCTACGAGTACATCGCGTCGGACGCCATCGCCCGGTTCAAGACGCTCGACGGTTACGACGTCCGGTTCCTCACCGGCACCGACGAGCACGGGCAGAAGATGGCCGAGACGGCCGCGGCCGAGGGCATCCCCACCGCCGAGCTGGCACGTCGCAACTCCGACAAGTTCCAGCGGCTGCAGGAAAAGCTCAACATCAGCTTCGACCGGTTCATCCGCACCACCGACCCGGACCACATCGAGGCGTCGCGGGCGATCTGGCGCCGCATGAACGACGCCGGCGACATCTACCTGGACACCTACAAAGGGTGGTACTCGGTGCGCGATGAACGGTTCTTCACCGACGCCGAGACCACCGTCCGCGACGACGGCAGCCGGGTGGCCACCGAAACCGGCGCCCCGGTGACCTGGACCGAGGAACCGACCTACTTCTTCCGGTTGTCGGCCTACACCGACCGGCTGCTCGCCCATTACGAGGCGCATCCGGAGTTCATCGGACCCGAGGTGCGGCGCAACGAGGTGATCAGCTTCGTCTCCCAGGGGCTGCGGGACCTGTCGATCTCCCGCACCACCTTCGACTGGGGTGTGCCGGTCCCCGACCATCCCGAGCACGTCATGTACGTGTGGGTCGACGCGCTGACGAACTACCTGACCGGTGTCGGCTTCCCCGACACCGAGTCCGAACTGTTCCGCCGGTACTGGCCGGCCGATCTGCACATGATCGGCAAGGACATCATCCGGTTCCACACCGTGTACTGGCCGGCGTTCTTGATGTCGGCCGGACTGGAGCTGCCGCGGCGGGTGTTCGCCCACGGCTTCCTGTACAACCGCGGCGAGAAGATGAGCAAGTCGGTCGGCAATGTGATCGACCCCAACGACCTGGTCGACACGTTCGGGGTGGATCAGGTGCGTTACTTCCTGCTGCGCGAGGTGCCGTTCGGCCAGGACGGCAGCTACAGCGAGGAGGCCATCATCAGCCGCATCAACGCCGACCTGGCCAACGACCTGGGCAACCTCGCCCAGCGGTCGCTGTCGATGGTCGCCAAGAACCTCGGCGGCGTGGTGCCCGAACCCGGACCGTTCACCGACGACGACTCCGCGCTGCTCGACGCCGCCGACGGGTTGCTGGAGCGGGTGCGTCGGCACTACGACGACCTGGCCATGCATCTGGCGCTGGAGGCCATCTGGTCGGTGCTGGGCGCGGCCAACCGGTACTTCTCCGCCCAGCAGCCCTGGGTGTTGCGCAAATCGGAGTCGTCGCAGGACCAGATACGCTTCCGGACCGTGTTGTACACCACGTTGGAAGTGGTGCGAGTGGCGGCACTGCTCAGCCAGCCGGTGATGCCGGAGGCGACAGGTAAACTGCTTGATCTGTTGGGCCTGCCAGCCGAACAGCGCACGTTCGCCACCATCGGCATCCGCATCACGCCCGGCACCGCGCTACCCGCACCGGTCGGGGTGTTCCCCCGCTACCAGGCGGAATGA
- the gdhA gene encoding NADP-specific glutamate dehydrogenase, translating to MNRLHEKLQDVYEEVARRNPGEDEFHQSVYEVLQSLGPVVAKHPEYADSAVIRRLCEPERQIIFRVPWVDDNGTVQINRGFRVEFNSALGPFKGGLRFHPTVYLGIVKFLGFEQIFKNSLTGMPIGGGKGGADFDPKGRSDAEVMRFCQSFMTELYRHLGEYTDVPAGDTGVGMREIGYLFGQYKRITNRYESGVLTGKGTTWGGSQVRTEATGYGTVFFVNEILKSTDDTFEGKTAVVSGSGNVAIYAIEKIHELGGTVVACSDSSGYVYDPKGIDLEILKEIKEVRRGRIAEYAEMRAGAAQFVKDRNVWEVPCDIAIPCATQNEINGDEAAALIKNGCRIVAEGANMPCSPSAIKQFNEAGVIFAPGKAANAGGVATSALEMQQNASRDSWTFVDTELRLEQIMRRIHNRCLVTAEEYGQPGNYVAGANIAGFIRVADAMLALGLV from the coding sequence ATGAACCGGCTACACGAGAAACTGCAGGACGTCTACGAGGAAGTAGCGCGGCGTAACCCCGGCGAGGACGAGTTCCATCAGTCGGTGTACGAAGTGCTCCAGAGCCTCGGCCCGGTGGTGGCCAAGCACCCCGAGTACGCCGATTCGGCGGTGATCCGCCGGCTGTGCGAGCCGGAACGGCAGATCATCTTCCGGGTGCCCTGGGTCGACGACAACGGCACCGTGCAGATCAACCGGGGCTTCCGGGTGGAGTTCAACTCCGCGCTCGGCCCGTTCAAGGGCGGGCTGCGCTTCCACCCGACCGTCTACCTGGGCATCGTGAAATTCCTGGGCTTCGAGCAGATCTTCAAGAACTCGCTGACCGGGATGCCGATCGGCGGCGGCAAGGGCGGCGCCGATTTCGACCCCAAGGGCCGCTCCGACGCCGAGGTGATGCGGTTCTGCCAGTCGTTCATGACCGAGCTGTACCGCCACCTCGGTGAGTACACCGACGTGCCGGCCGGCGACACCGGCGTCGGCATGCGCGAGATCGGCTACCTGTTCGGCCAGTACAAGCGCATCACCAACCGCTACGAATCCGGGGTGCTGACCGGCAAGGGCACCACCTGGGGCGGTTCACAGGTGCGCACCGAGGCCACCGGCTACGGCACGGTGTTCTTCGTCAACGAGATCCTCAAGTCCACCGACGACACCTTCGAGGGCAAGACCGCGGTGGTGTCCGGTTCGGGCAATGTGGCGATCTACGCCATCGAGAAGATCCACGAGCTCGGCGGCACGGTGGTGGCCTGTTCGGACTCGTCCGGCTACGTCTACGACCCGAAGGGCATCGACCTCGAGATCCTCAAGGAGATCAAGGAGGTGCGCCGCGGCCGGATCGCCGAGTACGCCGAGATGCGGGCCGGTGCAGCGCAATTCGTCAAGGACCGCAATGTCTGGGAGGTGCCCTGCGACATCGCGATCCCCTGCGCCACCCAGAACGAGATCAATGGTGACGAGGCGGCCGCGCTGATCAAGAACGGCTGCCGGATCGTCGCCGAGGGCGCGAACATGCCGTGCTCGCCGTCGGCGATCAAACAGTTCAACGAGGCCGGGGTGATCTTCGCCCCGGGCAAGGCGGCCAACGCCGGCGGGGTGGCCACCAGCGCCCTGGAGATGCAGCAGAACGCCTCCCGCGATTCGTGGACGTTCGTCGACACCGAACTGCGACTGGAGCAGATCATGCGGCGCATCCACAACCGCTGCCTGGTGACCGCCGAGGAGTACGGTCAGCCCGGCAACTACGTGGCCGGCGCGAACATCGCCGGGTTCATCCGGGTGGCTGACGCGATGCTGGCCCTGGGGCTGGTCTGA
- a CDS encoding NAD(P)/FAD-dependent oxidoreductase: MTSNTGTSVSRVVVIGGGYAGVMAANRLRLDPSVDVTLINPRPDFVERIRLHQLVTGSDDAVVDFATVLHPDVRLVVDTAERIDAADRSVALASGGTVSYDHLIYAVGSNAGPSTVPGVGEFAYSVTEFEDAQRLRRAVDARPCDAPITVVGAGPTGLEMAAELAEQGRTVTLVGDAIGPYLSEPGWRAVAKRFRRLGVRTVEARVAEVRADAVLLADGRRLDSAVTVWTAGFAVPDLAARSGLSTDAIGRLRTDETLTSVDDDRIVAAGDAAAPSGQPLRMSCQAAGPLGAQAADTVLSRIAGDRPAPLDQAFAGQCISLGRDAGIIQLARRDDTAIPVFLSGRAAAWVKERVCRGTIWALAREARRPGSYLWLKGGRRPAQPALDEMAVS; encoded by the coding sequence ATGACCTCCAACACCGGCACCTCCGTTTCCCGCGTCGTGGTCATCGGCGGCGGGTATGCCGGAGTGATGGCCGCCAACCGCCTCCGGCTCGACCCGTCCGTCGACGTGACGCTGATCAACCCCCGCCCCGACTTCGTCGAACGCATCCGGCTGCACCAGCTGGTGACGGGTTCGGACGACGCGGTGGTGGACTTCGCGACGGTGCTCCACCCCGATGTGCGCCTGGTGGTCGACACCGCCGAGCGCATCGACGCAGCGGACCGCAGCGTCGCACTGGCCTCCGGCGGCACGGTGTCCTACGACCACCTGATCTACGCCGTGGGCAGCAACGCGGGACCGTCGACGGTGCCCGGAGTCGGCGAATTCGCCTACTCCGTCACCGAATTCGAAGACGCCCAGCGGCTGCGCCGCGCCGTCGACGCACGGCCGTGCGACGCCCCGATCACGGTGGTCGGCGCCGGGCCGACCGGCCTGGAGATGGCCGCCGAACTCGCCGAACAGGGCCGCACCGTCACCCTGGTGGGCGACGCGATCGGGCCCTACCTCAGCGAGCCGGGCTGGCGCGCGGTGGCCAAACGGTTCCGCAGGCTCGGGGTGCGGACGGTCGAGGCGCGGGTGGCCGAGGTGCGCGCCGATGCGGTGCTGCTCGCCGACGGCCGCCGCCTCGACAGCGCGGTCACCGTGTGGACCGCCGGGTTCGCCGTGCCGGATCTGGCCGCGCGCAGCGGGCTGAGCACCGACGCGATCGGCCGGTTGCGCACCGACGAGACCCTGACCAGCGTCGACGACGACCGCATCGTGGCGGCCGGGGACGCCGCCGCACCGTCGGGGCAGCCGCTGCGGATGAGCTGCCAGGCCGCCGGCCCGCTGGGGGCGCAGGCCGCCGACACCGTGCTGAGCCGGATCGCCGGGGACCGGCCGGCCCCGCTGGACCAGGCGTTCGCCGGGCAGTGCATCAGCCTGGGCCGCGACGCCGGCATCATCCAGTTGGCCCGCCGCGACGACACCGCGATTCCGGTGTTCCTGTCCGGGCGCGCCGCCGCCTGGGTCAAGGAGCGGGTGTGCCGGGGCACCATCTGGGCGCTGGCGCGGGAGGCCCGCAGGCCCGGCTCGTATCTGTGGCTCAAGGGCGGCAGGCGGCCGGCCCAGCCGGCGCTCGACGAGATGGCGGTGTCATGA